The following coding sequences lie in one Crassostrea angulata isolate pt1a10 chromosome 10, ASM2561291v2, whole genome shotgun sequence genomic window:
- the LOC128168055 gene encoding zinc finger protein 511-like, which yields MCENYQLSWTHSKRRLEHSHPLFEEGNILCCMLAKQLPFDLAADEEFLDDSESNGIPCGISGCNKILDSLTSYELHYNSTHRNACSQCKRNFPTSHLLDIHLLEWHDSMFDLLASKSPMYQCLLELCGDKFWNSKDRKNHMIKCHKFPSNYRFEREKRQKTESRDGENMEVNTSREEVSQNRRVFSYKVPNQICFGQGSALGFQRGRGRGNKGPKKHWHQTKKGKNTAVDIESVDMKELAQALEAPKDGAMEN from the exons ATGTgtgaaaattatcaattatcatGGACTCATTCGAAACGGCGCCTAGAACATTCCCATCCACTGTTTGAAGAAGGCAATATCTTGTGTTGTATGTTGGCAAAACAGCTACCTTTTGATTTGGCAGCAGATGAAGAGTTCTTGGATGATAG TGAATCCAATGGCATTCCATGTGGGATCTCAGGCTGCAATAAGATTCTGGATTCCCTGACTAG CTACGAGTTACACTACAACAGCACACACAGAAATGCCTGCAGTCAGTGTAAAAGGAACTTCCCCACCTCTCATCTCCTGGACATCCATCTCCTGGAGTGGCATGACTCCATGTTTGATCTGTTGGCATCAAAGTCTCCAATG TACCAATGTCTGCTGGAACTGTGTGGCGACAAATTCTGGAATTCAAAAGACAGGAAAAACCACATGATCAAGTGCCATAAGTTTCCATCTAACTATAGATTTGAAAGAGAGAAGAGACAAAAAACAGA GTCAAGAGACGGTGAGAATATGGAAGTAAATACATCTAGGGAAGAAGTCTCACAAAATCGTAGGGTATTCAGTTACAA aGTACCAAATCAAATTTGCTTTGGACAAGGGTCAGCCCTCGGGTTCCAGAGAGGGAGGGGGAGGGGAAATAAAGGCCCAAAGAAACACTGGCACCAGACCAAGAAAGGCAAAAACACGGCCGTGGACATTGAGTCAGTCGATATGAAGGAGTTGGCTCAGGCGCTGGAGGCTCCTAAAGATGGTGCCATGGAAAACTGA